The following are encoded together in the Nocardioides okcheonensis genome:
- a CDS encoding DUF6541 family protein: MDPSTSVAWSGAVAPVVVAGILLLAPGLALARALGLDRYDAVGVSAPLGLAVLVVAGAATDLAGVAWSPAVGVLVLALLTGLGGVSARLVTRRGPDPVPSGSGRWTVLGFAVGVGVAGAGTAWKIVRGTSTPDAVSQMPDIQFHLQAVDQLIRLDSASPLRSGDVWFYDPIGYPGGFHSLAATVAQWTGTDADVASHATLLVCAALVWPLGMVALVRRVVSANAWVLASSGALALSLAYAPVALMPLGGVWANLVAASMVPGALVPLALACMRPDPPPVRGLVAALLASAVATAAAALAQPNAAYTIAVLGLTLTAPTVWSWGRRWAFLHLAAVLVMVVAWVVPRQQAMLDVPVDPDLSVRRAVLVLLKNGDVPLWAGGVLALLTLGGVAVAVVSRGWRGIAFAWLVAFGFAFLFELSDLLPVAYLTWPWWSGYGRIVYMLGVAAVLAGSVAVVLVVDRLGRGPAWVPVAGGVVLLGVLLAAAAPATRQGEQAVHDTYAPADRRAYYVTDAELVELRSLADGLPPGSTVAVDPFAGGTFLNLMGARTVPIGPFYEGTPETDLVDARLDAAASDRTVCDAVAALGITHVLTGGDEVRYLSWLHPTYEGIAAVPGSTGFTRVAAVGDFEVYAVPPACASRP, from the coding sequence ATGGATCCCTCGACCTCGGTGGCCTGGTCCGGGGCCGTTGCGCCGGTCGTCGTCGCCGGGATCCTCCTGCTGGCTCCGGGGCTGGCGCTCGCGAGGGCGCTCGGGCTCGACCGGTACGACGCGGTCGGTGTGTCCGCTCCGCTCGGCCTCGCCGTCCTGGTCGTCGCCGGCGCCGCGACCGATCTCGCAGGGGTCGCGTGGTCGCCGGCGGTCGGTGTGCTCGTGCTGGCGCTGCTCACGGGCCTGGGCGGGGTGTCGGCCCGCCTCGTGACCCGACGGGGTCCCGACCCGGTGCCCTCCGGGAGCGGACGGTGGACGGTGCTGGGGTTCGCCGTCGGCGTGGGAGTCGCCGGAGCGGGCACCGCCTGGAAGATCGTCCGGGGCACCTCGACCCCGGACGCCGTGTCGCAGATGCCCGACATCCAGTTCCACCTGCAGGCCGTCGACCAGCTCATCCGGCTCGACAGCGCCAGCCCGCTGCGGTCGGGGGACGTGTGGTTCTACGACCCGATCGGCTACCCGGGCGGGTTCCACAGCCTGGCTGCCACCGTGGCGCAGTGGACGGGCACCGACGCGGACGTCGCGTCGCACGCCACACTGCTCGTCTGTGCGGCCCTCGTCTGGCCCCTGGGCATGGTCGCCCTGGTCCGTCGGGTGGTCTCGGCGAACGCCTGGGTGCTCGCGTCCTCCGGGGCGCTCGCCCTGTCCCTGGCCTACGCACCCGTCGCGCTCATGCCGCTGGGCGGGGTCTGGGCGAACCTCGTCGCCGCGTCGATGGTGCCGGGGGCCCTCGTGCCCCTCGCGCTCGCCTGCATGCGTCCCGACCCGCCACCGGTGCGCGGCCTGGTGGCAGCCCTGCTGGCCTCGGCGGTCGCGACGGCCGCGGCCGCGCTGGCGCAGCCGAACGCGGCCTACACGATCGCGGTGCTGGGCCTCACCCTGACGGCACCGACCGTCTGGTCCTGGGGGCGACGCTGGGCGTTCCTCCACCTCGCAGCAGTCCTCGTGATGGTCGTCGCGTGGGTCGTGCCCCGGCAGCAGGCGATGCTCGACGTGCCGGTCGATCCCGACCTGTCGGTGCGGCGCGCCGTTCTCGTGCTGCTCAAGAACGGTGACGTCCCGCTCTGGGCGGGTGGTGTCCTCGCCCTGCTCACTCTCGGCGGCGTCGCGGTCGCCGTGGTGAGCCGCGGGTGGAGGGGCATCGCCTTCGCCTGGCTCGTCGCCTTCGGGTTCGCGTTCCTGTTCGAGCTGAGCGACCTGCTGCCCGTGGCCTACCTGACCTGGCCGTGGTGGTCCGGCTACGGACGCATCGTCTACATGCTGGGCGTGGCGGCCGTCCTCGCGGGCAGCGTCGCGGTGGTCCTCGTGGTCGACAGGCTCGGGCGCGGACCGGCGTGGGTGCCCGTCGCGGGTGGGGTGGTCCTGCTCGGCGTCCTCCTCGCTGCTGCTGCGCCCGCGACCCGACAGGGCGAGCAGGCCGTCCACGACACCTACGCGCCGGCCGACCGCCGCGCCTACTACGTCACCGACGCCGAGCTGGTCGAGCTCCGCTCGCTCGCCGACGGCTTGCCTCCCGGCAGCACCGTCGCCGTGGACCCCTTCGCCGGAGGCACGTTCCTCAACCTCATGGGAGCTCGCACCGTCCCGATCGGGCCGTTCTACGAAGGCACGCCGGAGACCGACCTCGTCGACGCGCGGCTCGACGCAGCGGCCTCCGACCGGACGGTGTGCGACGCCGTCGCCGCGCTCGGGATCACCCACGTGCTGACCGGCGGCGACGAGGTCCGCTACCTCTCGTGGCTGCACCCGACCTACGAGGGCATCGCGGCCGTGCCGGGGAGCACCGGCTTCACGCGCGTGGCCGCCGTGGGCGACTTCGAGGTCTACGCGGTGCCGCCCGCGTGTGCGTCCCGCCCCTGA
- a CDS encoding glycosyltransferase family 4 protein has product MGRPRVVLISMYVGHEGVPHAGGRYLLELQRLLDAETDLTMLTVGNRLNREVATRPGVPRRTLLLGHETGRGVVGKVLNRLALVADTTWRHRRDPGMASAAFLVGLLRSRDARAAVRAADVIDLQYSESIRLVRLLRRLNPRARITGTFHDVMSQSFSREPQDTPEDRAYWQGVAARSRRHEAAMVRRLDEVLVFSEKDAELLGGPPHTVVHPPLSDGSEPRHPAAARPVVVVVSYLARDENDKAALWTLAHVWPRVLEQRPDAELRLVGGGATDRLRERVAALPPGSGVVLTGFVDDLDAEYAAAAVALVPVLQGAGVKFKTVEALCHGVPVVTTTVGAEGIDGGDLYAGLADDPEALADALVAVLGAPADAQARSDRVQGWAQGTYGRDRFEETIRGTWG; this is encoded by the coding sequence GCTGATCAGCATGTACGTCGGCCACGAGGGCGTGCCGCACGCCGGCGGCCGCTACCTGCTCGAGCTGCAGCGGCTCCTCGACGCCGAGACCGACCTGACCATGCTCACCGTCGGCAACCGGCTCAACCGCGAGGTCGCCACCAGGCCGGGCGTGCCGAGACGCACGCTGCTGCTCGGGCACGAGACCGGACGAGGCGTGGTCGGCAAGGTGCTGAACCGCCTCGCCCTGGTGGCGGACACGACCTGGCGGCACCGCCGCGATCCCGGCATGGCATCCGCCGCGTTCCTCGTCGGGCTGCTGCGCTCTCGCGACGCGCGGGCGGCGGTCCGCGCGGCCGACGTCATCGACCTGCAGTACTCCGAGTCGATCCGCCTCGTCCGGCTGCTGCGGCGGCTCAACCCGCGCGCGCGGATCACCGGCACCTTCCACGACGTGATGAGCCAGTCGTTCTCCCGCGAGCCGCAGGACACCCCGGAGGACCGGGCGTACTGGCAGGGCGTGGCGGCGCGCTCCCGCCGGCACGAGGCGGCGATGGTGCGCCGGCTCGACGAGGTGCTCGTCTTCAGCGAGAAGGACGCCGAGCTGCTGGGCGGCCCGCCGCACACCGTGGTGCACCCTCCGCTGTCGGACGGCTCGGAGCCGCGGCACCCGGCGGCCGCGCGACCGGTCGTGGTGGTCGTGTCCTACCTCGCGCGCGACGAGAACGACAAGGCCGCGCTCTGGACGCTGGCGCACGTGTGGCCGCGGGTCCTCGAGCAGCGGCCCGACGCCGAGCTGCGCCTCGTGGGCGGCGGGGCGACCGACCGGCTGCGCGAGCGCGTCGCCGCGCTGCCGCCCGGCAGCGGGGTGGTGCTCACCGGTTTCGTCGACGACCTCGACGCGGAGTACGCCGCCGCTGCCGTCGCGCTCGTGCCGGTGCTGCAGGGGGCGGGCGTGAAGTTCAAGACCGTCGAGGCGCTCTGCCACGGCGTGCCGGTCGTCACCACGACGGTCGGCGCCGAGGGGATCGACGGCGGCGACCTCTACGCCGGGCTGGCCGACGACCCGGAGGCCCTCGCGGACGCGCTGGTCGCGGTCCTCGGTGCGCCCGCGGACGCGCAGGCGAGGTCGGACCGCGTGCAGGGGTGGGCGCAGGGGACCTACGGCCGCGACCGGTTCGAGGAGACGATCCGCGGCACCTGGGGCTGA